The genome window TTCATTATGTAAGTCACAACTGtgcaaaaaaaagttattttccaGTAACATTTAATCATATATAGCTGCATCAATCTTGTAAATTTTCTGCCGTTTAATCCTCAATATATAAACAAATGTGCAAAGCATGAGATCTGTGGTACCTTGTTTAGGCGGCAGTGATGGAGCTCGAGAAAGAGGCCCGGTGGCACAGTGCAGGGTTCGTTCTCCATTCTCATCGTTTGATGACACAAATGCTAGATAAAAaggaaatgtaatttatttcatggCTAAACTCAACATTGCAGGTGTACAGACTGTGAGCTTATACATGTGTGGATGTGTTTGTGACATACTGATGTTCTCCTCGTACGGCTCTTCTAATATAAAGGGTTGAAGAGTCCCGGCGGTTTTTTCCACCAGTGCATTGATGACGTCATGCAGTGTGGGACAGGGGATCTGCAGGAAGAGATCGAAAATAAGAGGAGGATTGAGATCTCCCTAAGGCTGATTTCACACAGATTCCCTTTATTAAGTCATTTTCACGTACTGGGTTTTCCACGTCGATGATGTAACCACCCTGCTGCTTCTGTGTCACTCTGTAATGCCTGAACAccgatctgaaaaaaaaaattatagttattatatacataaattagaACGACTAATTatgtaatatattaattatacataaaatgtaaaattagaataattataCATGAAGAACCCATCACAATGACTCTGTTCTGATGTGTGCCAATGACCTGCAGTGCAATGTTATTGTTAActgatacttaaaaaaaaaaaattctgttaaataaaataaaatataaatagccGATTCCAGTTATTTGAAGTAGTGAAATtgctaaatatttaatattaataacatgtttaatattaacatttaaaaacgCTATGGGCacaaacaaaatgactaaaattcaaatgagaattgaaaatataaaaataaatgctcattttaaatattataaaatactatagtaaataaataatatttaagtaACACTGTTCCAGTGATGACGTTGTAGTCCAGTGAAATTAAGGGGAAATTCAGTGACGATGTTATAATGGTCTTTTATGATGTAAGAATGAAATCCAGTGATTGTCCTTGTGGCCTTGAATAATGACATAATAATACTAAGTAAAATCCAATGGTGAttttacagtggtggccaaaattattacaacagtggtattttcaccagctcaaaatggttttaagtcaattatttctatcttttgctgtagtgcatcagtaggaaatatcagtttacatttcaaacattcattttgccattaattgtaataaaacagtaagatttttgtttgcaacAGCCAGACTGacacagactaaatccagaagaactgtggcaatgcctccaagatgcttcaagagacctacctgcaaagctacagtactgttaaaagtttaggcacttgtgtaaaaatgctgtaaaatgaggatgctgtcatagattttctttatcaattaccttctattaactaaattaaatcaacattcgGTGGGGCCATCCTTTGTGTTTacagcagcttttgccctaggtgcacttgcacatagtttttcaggtagctttgcaggtagatctcttgaagcatcttgccacagttcttttggatttagtctgtctcagtttgttctgtttcttcatgtcattccagacagactagatgatgatgagatcagatctctgtgtggagcactggctgttgtcagactccttgtgcaaacaaaaatctcactagaTTATTACAACTAATGGTAAAATGAATACCATTGAaatattttctactgacacactacagctaCTAAAGATAGAAAAAACTGACTTAAAGCTATTTTTTGGccagtgaaaatactagtgttctaatcattttgaccACCACTGTATAATGAATAAATGTAGCGACAATTCAGTCATAATGTCCATTTATGATTCCATTTTTAAAATCCAGTGATGTTGTCATAGCGTATAAACCCAGAGAAAATTAAGTCAGaatgtttttgcatttatttcataatggcCTTTTATGATGACATCCTAAAATCCAGTGATGATGCCATAACAAAGAAACCCAGGGAAGATTCAGTTATAATTGTTTATTCCTGTGGTCGTaatcagagccatagagaaagagagttgcgacaccctttgatctcgccgccgcgcggtcacgtggttcatggagtgcccaatagttccaaacagctccacgctgtcaatgtgtttgaatgggtttaagtaggatagacagcagttttactatttgcagcaatttcgagtaattattatcacataatgtgcattgcttGTGTaatgataacttctctgaataagctttacaatcgcattttattctggggagtgataaagagacataattaatatgttctcatagtttttggcagtcaaatgtgaccaaacaccttaaatgtaacttttattcaattaaaaaattgtaaaatatagttcagttctatttagttaatattttgaggagggttttttttgtactaaatattATGTgtaataatgatcctgaccatttaaaagataacattttctaatatagtatttaaattatagttagtgtgatatttaaggtaaaatacatttgaatgtgtattttgacatgatcaaacactctcttttttatgtttcgatttaatgatttaatgttaaataagaaaaaaagtaatttactcgttattttatgatattcaaatatacaaaactgaatattataaaaggcaagcaaaaatggcatttaacataatagaaaagatgaaaatagtgtttaaaaaacacaaggcaacgaattgcattcagtatacatttttattgtatttcttgaatgcagtctttactgaaactcattcaacctcctacagagagaggaagattgcagaaagactaaaaatgtaaaaatatgacaactagtatctggttatggtcactattacggtgtttctcacgttatctaactgcatttacagtttaactgtttattttttaacgataaacatgaACTacaacacgcttcataaaataccactactggccagttttccgagaggtcaactgatgcattaaaatgtaaaaaaatgcagtaatttcttcaatttaccggTGACTGTGCTTGGGAAGCGCTGAAATCAATGGGCTTCAATGctggagctattggttgtttggaactattggccgctccatgacacgctttacttacgcattcctcagttcctatggaagcctatgggagtgtcgcaactctgtttctctatggctctggtcgTAATGAAATCCAGTGATGATGTCATGAAGGACACATGATTTCATAGTGAATTAATCCAAGAATGCAAGGCCCAGTGGAAGAAAACTCAAGATGCCAGATCAGGTCAAATGAAATGTCAACCAAAATATTATCTCACAGTAGAAAAGAGTAAAGATACATTTTTACCACTAATGAGTTCTGTTTGGTTTAGGCCGCTTCCTTATAAGTCTGCTGTCTATGTATTGACAGTAGACAGCTTATTAGGTTTTAGAACAGAGCTGAGTGTATTTATGGAGGTTAATTGTATGGTCTTAATAATTAATGATACTAAAAGAGAGGGATGTTTCAGTGTTTTTACCCATTCAGGTCTTGTCGCGTTGTGACGGCTAGTGAAGTTCCGTCCCGGCCTGGTCTGAGCAGCATGTTCCCACAGTCTGGATGTCTTTCTAACAGCACTTCAGCTTCAATACGAGACACAGGCCTGAAACACCTGTCAAATAGCACAGTGAAGCAAAACTTCATGAACATATTTGTCTCAAGCATTCACTAAGAAAGAGATTATTCACTCAGTTAAGTATGCAGAAGATTTTAGTAAAGATTTGTGCTTATAAACCAATTCCTAATGTGAAATTAAATGTGAAAACGATCTTTTATGGAAGATGTTTGAGTAAATCCAGTAAATTACAGATCTGAAATCAGAAAAGACGTtcacatacagtccacaagagaaagtaatagatgaatttataaaaatgaccccgttcaaaagtttacatacacttgattcttaatacggtgctattacctaaatgatccacaactgtgtttttgtttagtgatagttgttcatgagccccttgtttgtcctgaacagttaaactgcctgctgttcttcagaaaaatccttcaggtctcacaaattctttggtttttcagtatttttgtatatttgaaccctttccaacaatgactgtatgattttgaaatccatcttttcacactgaggacaaccgagggactattacagaaggttcaaaagctcactgatgcttcagaaagaaaaaatatgcattaagagccaaaggtgaaaacttttgaacagaatgaagaggcaaaataacaaaataagttcaatttaccctgatcttcaaattcaaaacgttttcaccccccagctcttaatgttcatcgtttttctttctgaagcactGGTTAGcttttgatccttctgtaatagttgcatatgagtccctcaattgtcctcagtgtgaaatgatggatctcaaaaaccatacagtcattgctgaaaaaggttcaaatacacaaaaatgctgaaaaaaaatcaaagaatttgtgggacctgaaggatttttcagaagaacagcaggaagtttaattgttcaggacaaacaaggatcttattaaacaacaacaacaacaacaacaacaacaacaacaacaacaacaacatcaagaacaaaaaacacagctgtggatcatttaggtgacaacgcagtagtaagaatcatgtgtatgtaaacttttgaacagggatatttttataaatttaactattattttctcttgtggactatatgtaaacgtcttttatgtgaaatatcttattcaggtcagtacaaaaaaaaaaaataacatgcattttgtatgatccaacttatttcggtaaaataattaacattttgcagattctgcaagatgtaaacttctgacctcaactgtatttaggCTAAAGATTttggtaattttttttgttttaagccTTTTTCTATCAAGTACATTAAGTGTAACATATATAATAATGTAAACAAAGCACAAAAAACATCTAATCCAAGCAGAATATTTTGTGATGAGTAAGGAAGTGAGTGTCATTTTAACAAGAACATGGCAAAACATGAAACAACAGTCACAAATATAGTCAGTCAATGGACAAAAAGTTATAAATAACACAAACGCACCGCATATACCTTATATAACATACACCttgaaaaaaaatccaaataaagATTGTATAATCTCTAAAGCATCCATTTTGTAGTTCTGCAAACTGACATATATTACATtgtttttatagtttatttttattgctGGGTAGGACACAGTGTAAATACATGACATTTTTTATAGGTTTTATCAGGCaggcaaaaatgtttaaaagtaacaGCCCTACTTCTATAAGAGCCATATTAATAGTCATGCTTTAGCTATGTATAAACATTCAGACGCTCAAGAATGTCATCTATGAAGCGTCTCCCACAAACACACTGGTTCACATAAACAGATACTCACGCAGGTATTTCCCCCACCAGCGGGAGCGAGAGGGGAGACGAGGGGGCTCTGGAAGACGAGCGTGCCTTTCGACGCATTTTTTCTTTCTCCACCACTTCTTTCAGCATGTGCAGCTGCCCGGGCAGGAGGGTGAGCGTTGTGGGCACAGCCAGCTGGAATCAAACGCAAAGCAAATGTCGGTCTAATTTGCACGGTTAAATACACAGCCCATAGTGACGCTTTATGCACGGGGACTGATCTCCTTATCTATGAAAACATGTGAGCAGTGGTGTTGAACTACAGCCAGTGGATAAGATagtaataaactgtttatattacACCTGATCTTGTTTATGATGAATGGGAAATTCACTTTATTATACGTCTGAAGGGCaacaaaaacattaatataacctgattttattataaaatagatTACATAAAAAGTTTAAAGTTACATTTTGTGAAAAATCTGAAAAACATCTACAATACTAATCTATTATAATTCTACGTGCCGTTTTCCCCAAAACAGTGAATTTCTAGCCCTCAAATACATCCATATTGAGTAATCGAATTATTAAACACTTCATATCACAATGATAAAAACAGAGTGAAAGAACAAACACATCAAGaccaaaatattgaaatattctcaaatatttaagttaattttctgtaaatattatgtaaatttGAGTGCATCTCATTTAATGTCATacaattttcagaattgtaattaTTGGATTTACAATAAAAAGTTTGacaacagtaagtttttttattgtttctgAACGTCTCGTACgtaaccaaggctgcatttatttgatcaaaaatacagtaaaaacggtaatattgcaaattattattactatttaaattagctgatttctatttgaacatattttaaaatataatttattccggcgatgcaaagctgaattttcagcatcattgctccagtcttcagtgtcacatgatgcttcaaaaatcattttaatatccaGAAGAAACCTTTCTTATTACTATCAATGTTTATCAAACAGTTGTCCTGCTTCATGTTATTGTAGAAAccatcatttttctttttttcaggactctttgatgcATTTATCATTTctcaaagtctcttctgctcactaagggtgcatttatttgatcaaaaccaCAGTATAAACAGTAATAGTGCtaaatatttttgtcatttaaattagctcatttctatttaaatatattttaaaataaaatttattctggcgatgcaaagctgaattttcagcatcattgctccagtcttcagtgtcacatgcttcAAAAATCATATTAATATCCAGAAGAAACctttctaattattatcaatgcttATCAAACAGTTGTCCTGCTTCGGGTTATTGTAGAAaccatatttgtttgtttttttcaggattttttgatgcatttatttgatttagaaATCATTTGCAACATATACATGTCTTGACTGTCACTTcagatcaatttaatgtgtataAAACAATTcatctttaataacaaaaaaaaaaacattctgacaCCAAActattgaatggtagtgtatgtcaaAACAATATCAGCCACCTTGCTCTCTAGATACACATATGATCCACTAAACAACCTGTAATGGTCAACCAGATCCTTCCTAAACCAAAAGAAACAAATGTATCTGGCTACATTGTTTGACCATGGTAATAAAATGCAAACTCTGCAGTCTCAGACctcattaaaaaactaaaaacaatagTATTATTCAAGACTATGTGCTAGGAAGAATACGTCTGACTGGAATGTATTGCTCTGAAGGAGCTGTAAGTGTTTACTGACATGCAAAACTTGACCTGATTCTAGGGTACAATAATAAAATGCTAGCGCTAAGCCAGCATTTACACAGTTTTTATTGTAAGGTCATAAACTCACCTGTGAGACTAAAGAATATATGTCAACGTCTGTTAAAAAACATTTCCTCATTTGAAACTTACATCTACGACAGAGTAGAGAAAACCTTTCCACAGCTCACGCGCCTCCAGATTTGGTGCCTGAGAAGAAAATGAGAGATGTTGATATTAATTATATCATTAGTAACTATAGTTCAATGCAATATTTCCTTACACTATTGCATCACATCAGAGACATATCATTTTTCAATTATATCTCCATTCAAATTTATTGATTTAagggcaaaaacacttttttttcatgcaagtttgagattttgggctttttggtgcttcataaaaaatgttttttcagactagtggaaagaaaacacccaaaatacACAGTTAAagggtttcttttatagcactttatctatttgtgtcaacagatttcaattacaattcatATATTTAAAGGACATTttatcaaaatgagttttttctcctacactgagccataaatctccacttcagtagcacttacacacaccaaactttacatttttattcctgtctatattctgaaggtttctacagagggatttgttcatatataatttgcttgattttattccccccagaaaatggttaaaaaaaatacattgcttTATgtttgttctaagttttttctgtgacaatatgagatacccaaaattccctctgtaaaaacatttgactctaatatgtcacaaaaaaattaaacaattttttttaaactgacttcatccagtgtttagatttttgtactagaaatgtatacaaattagcacatatttcattaaataatgcctcatttgcatatttaaacctaagattttagaaaacttgtaataccaaatttttttttgcaattatcaatgtaatcaattaactgggtaagtaaggtcataactattaattttttaccctattaaaatgcagtgtctcgccttaattaacacttttattcagcaaggtaaaggtaaatgaaaatattctaatataataaaaatatcacgcagcacaattgttttcaacattgataataataaatgtttcttgaacagcaaactagcatattagaatgatttctgaaggatcatgtgacactgaagactggagtaatgatgctgaaaattcagcactgcatcacaggaatacattacatttgaaacatattcaaatagaaaatgccagttttaaattgcaataacatttcacaatattactgtatttttgatcaaataaatgcagccttggttatAGACGTCTTTCAAAACCATTACAAAAAATCTTACCActtccaaacttttaaatggtagcaTAAGGGTTTGTTTTTTGCAGTTGTAAGTGCATTAGCATTTCTGAATTAAATTCCCATTTAAAAGTTATTTATGCATTTCTCTGAGGTATAGAAGTGCTGCTCGTGGGGTTTGTAAGAGGAAGTATCGAAGCACAGTGTTTTTGCACCTCTTTGTGTTGGTAATCTCTATACAATCTCTCTAGCAGACCTCTGATCGGCCCTGATTCTGAATGCAGAATAAACCGAGAGTTTCCTGAGCAAAGCCTACAGCATATTCAATGGCTGATAGTGATCCTACACTGTACAGTAAGTGCCGTTTAATCTTGCCCTGgccataatatgtgaccctggaacacaaaaccagttataagggtcaatttttttaaataaataaaatgaaaattctaaataaagaagctttccattgatgtatggttagataggataggacaatatttgaaaactatttgaaaatctggaatctgagggtgcaaaataatcaaaagactgagaaaatagcctttaaaacagtccaaatgaagatcttagcaatgcatattactaatcaaaaattaaggtttgatatatttacagttgaaaatgtacaaactatcttcatggaacatgatctttacttacattaaagaaaaattgatcattttgacccatacaatgtattgttggctattgctacacatatatacctgtctacttaagactggttttgcggtccagggtcacatataatctagAGCTGTCTGGAAGTGTTATTACTGCATTAGATGTGGCGATCATAAACAGGAGTAAAACAATGGGCTGTGAAAGTGAGCTCTCTATAGAGTGTCAAAGGTAAATTCCATTTAGAGATGACTGAGAAACCTGCATTTGCTCATACAGGGGTGCATGAAGGTTGAGATGTGCATTTATAGTGTGACTAACCAAGCATTCAGACTGAAGCTTATCGTTATCGTTAGTGTGCAATGCACATCAGACGGTCTGTGAACGGTCTGTGGGTGTGAGGCTGAGATGAAGGGCATGAGGGGAATGAGATGTATGAATACTGACAGACATCTGATACTCACAGTGAGTTTGATTTCTCCATCTTTCATGCGGAGGTTCAGTCTGGCTGCCTCCAGATTCCTATCACGACTTGGGTCATCGATTAGAGAGACAAACCCACTCAGATCCAACTTCTCTACATACTAATCAGAAAGCACACACATGCAGagagacatttaaataacagctTAGGCAAAAAGGCCTTTCCAACCCTGAGTGATttctgtgaaacataaaagaGATTTTGACCAGAATGGGCTAATGTCTATTATTGAATTTTTATAacttaataatacattatatgaataaatgtttgtaaataataatgcattttgatTGTATGCacttttaaattttaattgtgaccctggagcacaa of Garra rufa chromosome 10, GarRuf1.0, whole genome shotgun sequence contains these proteins:
- the stap2a gene encoding signal-transducing adaptor protein 2a, which gives rise to MAAAPANPRTGSPRAQLPPCYYEGYLEKRGAKEKVARRLWTCLCGNALYFFNNPKDTSYVEKLDLSGFVSLIDDPSRDRNLEAARLNLRMKDGEIKLTAPNLEARELWKGFLYSVVDLAVPTTLTLLPGQLHMLKEVVEKEKMRRKARSSSRAPSSPLSLPLVGEIPACFRPVSRIEAEVLLERHPDCGNMLLRPGRDGTSLAVTTRQDLNGSVFRHYRVTQKQQGGYIIDVENPIPCPTLHDVINALVEKTAGTLQPFILEEPYEENITFVSSNDENGERTLHCATGPLSRAPSLPPKQVGTDKWSLRPQTRSPSSSPRSFSPSGSPSNSMRRLVLSPSPLSQSLTDELKQKLEKRRTSQE